From Verrucomicrobia bacterium S94, the proteins below share one genomic window:
- a CDS encoding DUF454 domain-containing protein has translation MIGNARFFYLTAGFALVGLATLGIFLPLLPTTPLLLLAAWCFANSSDKYHQWLLNHKVFGNLIRNWQENRCMPRKAKILSVTMILLFGGFSIYRIESIPIRIIGGLLCLTGLFFVLRIPVCKKN, from the coding sequence ATGATTGGAAATGCACGTTTTTTTTATCTGACAGCCGGGTTCGCTCTCGTAGGACTGGCAACCCTCGGTATTTTTCTTCCACTGCTGCCCACCACCCCGCTCCTGCTTCTGGCAGCCTGGTGTTTTGCCAACTCCTCCGATAAATATCACCAATGGCTGCTCAACCATAAAGTATTCGGAAACCTTATCCGCAACTGGCAGGAAAACCGCTGTATGCCCCGGAAGGCTAAAATTCTTTCGGTAACCATGATCCTCCTCTTCGGCGGTTTTTCCATCTACCGGATTGAAAGCATCCCGATCAGAATCATCGGCGGTCTGCTCTGCCTGACCGGACTTTTTTTCGTTCTCCGGATTCCGGTCTGCAAAAAAAATTAG
- a CDS encoding MTH1187 family thiamine-binding protein — protein sequence MKVIMDLCIVPIGVGVSLSGYVAACEEILNQPGLKTSLHPNGTSIEGEWDQVMAAVKACHEKVHAMGAPRIHTNIKLGTRTDREQSLEDKVDSVMEKIR from the coding sequence ATGAAGGTTATTATGGATCTGTGCATTGTTCCGATCGGAGTGGGGGTCTCGCTGTCAGGCTATGTTGCGGCCTGTGAGGAGATTCTAAATCAGCCGGGGCTCAAAACATCGTTGCATCCCAACGGAACTTCCATCGAGGGTGAATGGGATCAGGTTATGGCTGCGGTGAAGGCCTGTCATGAAAAGGTGCATGCAATGGGTGCTCCGCGGATTCATACGAATATCAAACTGGGAACCCGTACGGATCGGGAGCAGTCGCTCGAAGACAAGGTTGACAGTGTGATGGAAAAAATCCGCTAA
- the pabB gene encoding aminodeoxychorismate synthase component I yields MPMKVVLKQGKRWLRFQHPEKVLKAERLEEVLPAIGEAEQSGLYAAGFLSYEAAPAFDPALRVHDSGDFPLLMWGLFRAPEILEDIDAVSSAAFSVGTPEPSVSNEEFTAAIGSIKESIAAGATYQVNYTYRLHAEFAGDAWAFFCALVNGQNTEYAAFIETEDFAICSASPELFFQMKNGIVSSRPMKGTARRGFTFSDDQKQAEALQKSEKDRAENIMIVDMIRNDIGRVAEAGSVETVSTFDVEKYPTVWQMTSTVKGRVASRISTGGNGTFSGVFKALYPCASITGAPKAKTMEIIRSLETSPRKVYTGSIGFITPEGEACFNVAIRTALIQNGMLEFGVGGGIVWDSEAESEYEETLTKARVLTQPRPDFHLLETMLWEPESGIYLLDEHMRRLHESAAYFDIPLDLQTIMRSLENLGCESLRIRLLVSKTGGSEVQRFPVKASEKEVWKIAIAEKPVDSDNVFLYHKTTHRAVYEEARAAFPEYDEVLLWNERGEVTEGTFTNVVIAKDGRKITPPVACGLLGGTFRASLLKAGTIEEGVITLADLKSADEVWLVNSVRKWQKAVLED; encoded by the coding sequence ATGCCAATGAAAGTGGTTCTCAAACAGGGGAAGCGGTGGCTGCGGTTTCAGCATCCGGAAAAGGTGTTGAAAGCGGAGCGGCTGGAGGAGGTACTGCCCGCGATCGGCGAAGCGGAGCAGTCGGGACTTTATGCAGCGGGGTTCCTTTCCTATGAAGCCGCTCCGGCCTTTGATCCGGCACTTCGGGTGCATGATTCGGGGGATTTTCCGCTGTTGATGTGGGGGCTGTTCAGGGCTCCGGAAATTCTTGAGGATATTGATGCGGTTTCATCGGCGGCTTTTTCTGTCGGAACACCTGAACCCTCTGTTTCAAATGAGGAATTCACCGCGGCGATTGGTTCTATTAAGGAAAGCATTGCGGCAGGGGCCACGTATCAGGTGAACTACACCTACCGGCTGCATGCTGAATTTGCGGGGGATGCATGGGCTTTTTTCTGTGCACTGGTGAACGGACAGAATACGGAATATGCGGCTTTTATTGAAACCGAGGACTTTGCCATCTGTTCGGCATCGCCCGAACTTTTTTTCCAGATGAAAAACGGGATCGTCAGCTCCCGTCCGATGAAAGGAACGGCGCGGCGGGGATTTACTTTTTCTGATGATCAAAAGCAGGCGGAGGCATTGCAGAAATCGGAAAAAGACCGGGCGGAAAACATCATGATTGTCGATATGATCCGCAACGATATCGGTCGCGTCGCCGAAGCGGGGAGTGTCGAAACGGTCAGCACGTTTGATGTCGAAAAATATCCAACCGTCTGGCAGATGACCTCGACGGTGAAAGGGCGTGTGGCTTCACGGATAAGTACGGGGGGAAACGGAACGTTTTCCGGAGTTTTTAAGGCTCTTTATCCCTGCGCATCCATTACAGGGGCGCCGAAGGCGAAAACCATGGAGATTATCCGGTCGCTGGAAACTTCGCCGCGAAAGGTGTATACCGGGTCGATCGGATTCATAACACCGGAGGGCGAAGCGTGTTTTAACGTGGCCATCCGTACGGCGCTGATTCAGAACGGGATGCTGGAGTTCGGGGTCGGTGGCGGAATTGTGTGGGATTCGGAGGCAGAGTCGGAATATGAGGAAACGCTCACGAAGGCGCGGGTGCTGACTCAGCCCCGCCCGGATTTCCACCTTTTGGAAACCATGCTGTGGGAGCCTGAGAGCGGGATTTATCTGTTGGATGAGCATATGCGGCGGTTACACGAGTCGGCGGCCTATTTTGATATTCCTCTGGATCTGCAGACGATTATGCGCAGTCTGGAAAATCTCGGGTGTGAGTCTTTGCGGATTCGTTTGCTGGTTTCAAAGACGGGAGGTTCAGAAGTGCAGCGGTTTCCGGTGAAGGCTTCGGAAAAAGAGGTCTGGAAAATTGCGATTGCGGAAAAACCGGTCGATTCGGACAATGTTTTTCTTTATCACAAAACCACACACCGTGCGGTTTATGAAGAGGCACGGGCTGCATTTCCTGAGTATGATGAAGTACTGCTCTGGAATGAACGGGGTGAGGTGACAGAAGGGACGTTTACCAATGTGGTGATTGCGAAGGACGGAAGAAAGATTACGCCGCCGGTGGCGTGCGGGCTGCTGGGCGGTACATTCCGGGCTTCATTGTTGAAAGCCGGTACGATTGAAGAGGGTGTGATTACTTTGGCGGATCTGAAATCGGCCGATGAAGTGTGGCTCGTAAATTCGGTGAGAAAGTGGCAGAAAGCGGTGTTGGAGGATTGA
- a CDS encoding permease, with protein MWIWLGLCSMLLLGLYDLSKKHALIDNAVLPTLFFSNLAGICLTVPIICFSRWFPEAAQTAGIYAAPLRPAAHGLLVLKSTIVASSWICAFFAMKHLPISIVSPIRASGPLWTLLGAVLLFGEMPSPLQWCGMALIFAGYFGFSVLGREEGIQFHRSLWVGLIFAATLIGTCSTLMDKWLIQRMDFEPMQVLVWYSLYNFIFFVIVNAVFWLPKREATTPFKWRWTVPMIGILLVLSDWVYFCAVKNPEALIVILSVLRRCSVLVGFFVGALLFKEVNRRKKSWVLLGIMIGVLLIILADQ; from the coding sequence ATGTGGATTTGGCTGGGACTCTGTTCGATGCTTCTGCTCGGGTTATATGATTTGAGCAAAAAACATGCTCTGATTGATAATGCGGTTCTTCCGACGCTCTTTTTTTCAAACCTGGCAGGCATCTGTTTGACTGTGCCGATTATTTGTTTTTCCAGATGGTTTCCGGAAGCGGCGCAAACAGCGGGGATTTATGCCGCGCCGCTGCGCCCGGCGGCGCATGGCCTGCTGGTTCTTAAATCGACCATTGTTGCATCATCCTGGATCTGTGCTTTTTTTGCGATGAAGCACCTGCCGATTTCGATTGTGTCGCCGATCCGGGCTTCGGGTCCGTTGTGGACGCTGCTTGGAGCGGTTCTGCTTTTCGGCGAAATGCCGTCGCCGCTGCAGTGGTGCGGAATGGCACTGATTTTTGCGGGATATTTCGGGTTTTCTGTTCTGGGTCGGGAAGAGGGCATTCAGTTTCACCGGAGTCTATGGGTCGGACTGATTTTTGCGGCAACGCTGATCGGGACATGCAGCACCCTGATGGATAAATGGCTGATTCAGCGAATGGATTTTGAACCGATGCAGGTCCTGGTCTGGTATTCGCTCTACAATTTTATCTTTTTCGTGATTGTCAACGCTGTGTTCTGGTTGCCGAAACGGGAAGCAACTACGCCGTTTAAGTGGCGCTGGACGGTTCCGATGATCGGGATTCTTCTGGTTCTTTCCGACTGGGTCTATTTCTGTGCCGTAAAAAATCCGGAGGCACTGATTGTGATTCTTTCGGTGCTTCGCCGGTGCAGTGTGCTGGTCGGCTTTTTCGTTGGGGCTCTGCTTTTTAAAGAGGTCAATAGACGAAAAAAGAGCTGGGTGCTGCTTGGAATTATGATCGGTGTGCTTTTAATCATTCTGGCGGATCAGTAG
- the asd gene encoding aspartate-semialdehyde dehydrogenase: protein MKTGLIGWRGMVGSVLMERMRAENDFEYIDPVFFTTSQAGQAAPNVGKGESVLVDAYDFEALMEMDTIITCQGGGYTEKMHADLRAKGWNGYWIDAASTLRMADQATIVLDPVNRPVIDRALADGKKDFIGGNCTVSLMLMAIGGLFKAGLVEWVSSMTYQAASGAGAQNMRELLAQKGHLFEAAVEELKNPASAILDIDRKVSEALRSEAMPTEQFGAPLAGSLIPWIDKAVDDGQTREEWKGYAETNKILQNDPLIPIDGTCVRIGAMRSHSQALTIKLNKDVSVEQIEDILRGDNDWIDVVPNNKEDTLARLTPAAISGTLTVPVGRIRKMKMGPEYLNVFTVGDQLLWGAAEPLRRMLRILQESS, encoded by the coding sequence ATGAAAACTGGACTTATCGGATGGCGCGGCATGGTCGGCTCAGTGCTGATGGAACGCATGCGTGCGGAAAATGATTTTGAATACATCGATCCGGTCTTCTTCACTACATCCCAGGCCGGACAGGCCGCTCCGAACGTCGGCAAGGGAGAATCCGTTCTCGTGGATGCCTACGATTTCGAGGCACTGATGGAAATGGACACCATTATCACCTGTCAGGGTGGCGGCTATACTGAAAAAATGCACGCCGATTTACGCGCCAAAGGCTGGAACGGCTACTGGATTGACGCGGCTTCCACCCTGCGTATGGCCGATCAGGCCACCATCGTGCTTGACCCGGTCAACCGCCCGGTCATCGACCGGGCACTCGCTGACGGAAAAAAGGATTTCATCGGCGGCAACTGCACGGTCTCGCTCATGCTGATGGCTATCGGCGGCCTCTTCAAAGCCGGACTCGTTGAATGGGTTTCCTCCATGACCTATCAGGCAGCCTCCGGTGCCGGCGCCCAGAATATGCGCGAACTGCTGGCTCAGAAGGGTCACCTGTTCGAAGCGGCGGTGGAGGAGCTCAAGAATCCGGCATCCGCCATTCTCGATATCGACCGGAAGGTCAGCGAAGCCCTGCGCAGCGAAGCTATGCCGACCGAACAGTTTGGAGCGCCGCTTGCCGGATCGCTGATTCCCTGGATCGATAAAGCTGTCGACGACGGCCAGACCCGTGAAGAATGGAAAGGCTATGCAGAAACCAATAAAATCCTGCAGAATGATCCGCTGATTCCAATCGACGGCACCTGCGTCCGCATCGGTGCCATGCGTTCACACAGCCAGGCGTTGACCATCAAACTCAACAAGGATGTTTCCGTTGAGCAGATTGAAGATATTCTGCGCGGTGACAACGACTGGATTGACGTGGTTCCCAACAACAAAGAGGATACCCTCGCGCGTCTGACTCCCGCCGCCATCAGCGGAACGCTGACCGTTCCGGTCGGCCGCATCCGTAAAATGAAAATGGGTCCGGAATACCTGAACGTATTCACGGTAGGTGACCAACTCCTCTGGGGAGCCGCCGAGCCGCTGCGCCGGATGCTCCGCATCCTGCAGGAATCGTCATAA
- a CDS encoding AraC family transcriptional regulator, whose protein sequence is MPDIPKEYIENLLAPLLAAQIFMGVLIYVLIVRKRISADYKLLVCFLLTFTIFLAGRAVQEFSDAVTGQKILLFRMALLFSVGVPSLQVAAARQSGFVSHWKWVVPAYAAGALVAAVYVVYMDAAMSGFVFTEEMLSASPVPATIRTGRGILLYGALITLVLPSGFLMVRELSGGRNRTLSGFLSGALIFGIFMMVGVSGDHRVAFYYTGSVIPACCWAWSVFQDIRDMKGRAALLKEELQYLVLSGKKADVPRIAELLRTLEALSEGNLDRYKIRVREILSMLTDVTITAGGDPEGLIERHREQERAIEESGNPENIRAIAETEAAELSAMIADIPEQRANMLVHRAKAYIGDHFCEGVSVLMVAEQLGVSRAHLMREFKKATEQTVNQYITTLRMERAKELLRDRSVTDTAFEVGYNNSNYFSTVFKKSEGLSPLEFKKLQESGS, encoded by the coding sequence ATGCCGGATATTCCGAAAGAATATATAGAAAATCTGCTGGCTCCGCTACTGGCGGCGCAGATTTTTATGGGGGTTTTAATCTATGTCCTGATTGTCCGGAAACGGATTTCAGCGGATTATAAACTGCTCGTCTGTTTTCTTCTGACGTTCACAATCTTTCTGGCCGGCCGGGCTGTTCAGGAGTTTTCTGACGCCGTTACCGGCCAGAAAATTCTGCTGTTCCGGATGGCGCTGCTGTTTTCGGTGGGGGTTCCGTCGCTGCAGGTGGCTGCGGCCCGGCAGTCGGGATTTGTCAGCCACTGGAAATGGGTGGTTCCTGCGTATGCAGCAGGGGCGTTGGTTGCGGCCGTTTATGTGGTTTATATGGATGCGGCAATGAGCGGATTTGTTTTTACTGAGGAGATGCTTTCCGCATCTCCTGTGCCGGCGACCATTCGGACCGGACGGGGAATACTGCTCTACGGGGCATTGATCACTCTGGTGCTGCCGTCGGGATTTTTAATGGTTCGGGAATTGTCGGGCGGTCGGAACCGGACCTTGTCGGGATTTCTTTCCGGGGCATTGATTTTCGGTATTTTTATGATGGTGGGGGTTTCCGGGGATCACCGCGTTGCATTTTATTACACGGGGTCGGTGATTCCGGCCTGCTGCTGGGCGTGGTCGGTTTTTCAGGATATTCGCGATATGAAAGGCCGTGCCGCACTGCTTAAAGAAGAGCTGCAGTATCTTGTGCTATCCGGAAAAAAAGCCGATGTGCCGCGTATCGCTGAACTGCTCCGCACGCTTGAAGCGCTTTCCGAGGGCAATCTGGACCGTTATAAAATCCGGGTCCGCGAAATCCTGAGCATGCTCACGGATGTGACAATTACAGCCGGAGGAGATCCCGAAGGGCTGATTGAGCGTCACCGGGAGCAGGAGCGCGCCATTGAAGAAAGCGGAAATCCGGAAAACATCCGGGCGATTGCAGAGACAGAAGCGGCCGAGCTTTCTGCAATGATTGCGGATATTCCGGAGCAGCGGGCCAATATGCTGGTGCATCGTGCGAAGGCCTATATCGGGGATCATTTCTGCGAGGGGGTCAGCGTGTTGATGGTGGCGGAGCAGCTGGGAGTCAGCCGGGCTCACCTGATGCGGGAGTTTAAAAAGGCCACAGAGCAGACCGTAAACCAGTATATCACGACACTTCGCATGGAACGGGCCAAAGAGCTGCTGCGCGATCGGTCTGTTACGGATACGGCATTCGAAGTCGGCTATAATAATTCGAATTATTTCAGCACGGTGTTTAAAAAATCAGAGGGTCTCTCGCCGCTTGAGTTCAAAAAACTGCAGGAATCCGGATCCTGA
- a CDS encoding sigma-54-dependent Fis family transcriptional regulator: MKAEELQLDELIRFSSGLISLQGRRLILHDIRAFAHLRKDLLEGVGPVPARKILTRFGYIQGQADAAAMKRIFEWDNLEEWLRAGPAMQSLQGLARVTIDAFELDEAEGYLHMGVTWRDSFEAAEFSAAFGEAEAPACWIQTGYASGYASFCLGKEVVFIEDQCLASGKKLCRATGRDVDSWDQKLELHREYFQEVEIGREVRKLSEELKQSELRLARQRRRMSQLENKTNPSFFEVHSTAFEQVVDLAARVSRYDSSVVITGESGVGKEVLARYIHRSSKRSENAFVAVNCAALPETLLDSELFGHKAGSFTGAQHDRIGLFEEADGGTVFLDEIGDIPLALQMKLLRVLQEREIVRVGENRPRKVDVRILAATNSNLAASVQSGSFREDLYYRLRVIEIEIPPLRERPEDILPLARYFVNRISSRFNKPDLHLDAKCVNYLQAYRWPGNVRELENAMERAVVLCSKGVILPEHLPPYILHPARDAAPDTFSPQRTLAEVEQEHILRVLDWTGGNKSRTARTLGISPATLWRKLKDIEKKP; the protein is encoded by the coding sequence ATGAAAGCAGAAGAACTACAACTGGATGAGTTGATCCGTTTTTCCAGCGGATTGATCAGTCTGCAGGGAAGACGTCTTATTCTTCATGATATCCGGGCTTTTGCGCATCTGCGCAAAGATTTGCTTGAAGGGGTCGGGCCTGTGCCCGCGCGTAAAATTCTGACGCGCTTCGGCTATATTCAGGGGCAGGCCGATGCGGCTGCGATGAAGCGGATTTTTGAGTGGGATAATCTGGAGGAATGGCTGCGGGCCGGACCGGCCATGCAGTCGCTGCAGGGTCTGGCCAGAGTGACCATTGATGCATTTGAGCTGGATGAAGCAGAGGGATATCTGCACATGGGGGTTACGTGGAGGGATTCCTTCGAAGCGGCGGAATTTTCGGCGGCCTTCGGGGAGGCGGAGGCCCCGGCCTGCTGGATCCAGACGGGATATGCCAGTGGCTATGCTTCGTTCTGTCTGGGTAAAGAGGTGGTGTTTATCGAGGATCAGTGTCTGGCATCCGGAAAAAAACTATGCAGGGCCACGGGGCGCGATGTTGACTCGTGGGATCAGAAACTCGAATTGCACCGGGAATACTTTCAGGAGGTGGAAATCGGCCGGGAGGTGCGCAAGCTTTCCGAAGAGTTGAAGCAGAGTGAACTCCGGCTGGCCCGGCAGCGGCGACGGATGAGTCAGCTCGAAAACAAAACCAATCCCTCTTTCTTTGAAGTGCATAGCACGGCTTTTGAACAGGTGGTGGATCTGGCTGCACGGGTGTCCCGCTATGATTCCTCGGTGGTGATCACCGGGGAAAGCGGAGTGGGGAAAGAGGTTCTGGCGCGATATATTCACCGCAGTTCGAAGCGGTCGGAAAATGCGTTTGTTGCGGTTAACTGTGCGGCACTGCCGGAAACGCTGCTCGACAGTGAGCTGTTCGGGCACAAGGCCGGTTCCTTTACCGGTGCGCAGCACGATCGGATCGGTCTGTTTGAGGAGGCGGATGGCGGCACTGTTTTTCTCGATGAAATCGGTGACATTCCGCTTGCGCTTCAGATGAAACTGCTGCGGGTGCTGCAGGAACGGGAAATTGTCCGGGTGGGGGAAAATCGTCCCCGCAAAGTGGATGTCCGAATTCTGGCGGCGACCAACAGTAATCTTGCAGCATCGGTTCAGTCGGGTTCTTTCCGTGAAGATCTCTATTACCGGTTACGTGTTATTGAAATTGAAATTCCTCCGCTGCGGGAGCGGCCGGAGGATATTCTGCCGTTGGCCCGTTATTTTGTGAACCGTATTTCGAGCCGGTTCAATAAACCCGATCTGCATCTGGATGCCAAATGTGTGAATTATCTGCAGGCCTATCGCTGGCCCGGGAATGTACGCGAGCTGGAAAACGCCATGGAGCGGGCCGTGGTGCTGTGCAGCAAAGGGGTGATTCTGCCGGAGCACCTGCCGCCGTACATTCTTCATCCGGCGCGCGATGCCGCTCCCGATACATTTTCTCCACAGCGTACGCTGGCGGAAGTGGAACAGGAGCATATTCTGCGGGTGCTGGACTGGACCGGCGGAAATAAATCCCGAACTGCGAGAACGTTGGGAATCAGTCCTGCCACGCTGTGGCGTAAGCTGAAAGATATTGAGAAGAAGCCCTGA
- a CDS encoding M20/M25/M40 family metallo-hydrolase yields the protein MYSILRGKNTGLHVQEINFAQRLIQIPSTSGHEAEVAACIEREMQHMGYDQVFRDEFGNVIGTMLGHEGKPTILLNSHMDTVNPEDNEQWKTSPFEGKLADGKLYGTGAADCKAGLAAQVYTGALLQRSLLPLRGNLVVAATVAEENGASVGIRGLLEQTLPELGLMPDYAILGEPTSLGLYYGHDGWIEVDILIDSSATETLHDATRKIAEEYAEPEQQPSWAEIREVGPIYPDDSGRSCRTLHVAQRMVEGMPATAVLDEINQHVQLAVKPLPDIHAAVAVHEETQQMHSGHMVTIRRISNAWTTDPFCRLIERSRQALAAADCEVRTGRWKLGKLGMGTAGAVLVNDFHIPTIGYGPGNEDLAHAANEHVNCSDIQQAVYGTASIVHALIGVPVCGWTADEI from the coding sequence ATGTATTCGATACTCAGAGGTAAAAATACCGGACTGCATGTGCAGGAAATCAATTTTGCACAGCGACTGATTCAGATTCCAAGCACCAGCGGGCATGAAGCGGAGGTTGCCGCCTGCATCGAACGTGAAATGCAGCATATGGGATACGATCAGGTGTTCCGCGATGAATTCGGGAATGTCATCGGCACCATGCTCGGACATGAAGGCAAACCGACCATTCTGCTTAACAGTCATATGGATACGGTAAATCCCGAAGATAACGAACAATGGAAAACATCGCCCTTTGAAGGCAAACTTGCAGACGGCAAACTGTATGGAACAGGCGCGGCCGACTGTAAAGCGGGACTGGCCGCCCAGGTTTATACCGGTGCACTGCTGCAGCGCAGCCTCCTTCCTCTGCGCGGAAACCTGGTGGTTGCAGCCACGGTGGCCGAAGAAAACGGCGCCAGCGTCGGCATCCGGGGCCTGCTGGAACAAACCCTCCCGGAACTCGGCCTGATGCCCGATTATGCCATTCTCGGCGAGCCCACCAGCCTCGGACTCTATTACGGCCACGACGGATGGATTGAGGTGGACATACTGATCGACAGCTCCGCCACAGAAACGCTGCATGACGCCACCCGGAAAATCGCGGAGGAATATGCCGAACCGGAACAGCAGCCGTCATGGGCCGAAATCCGGGAAGTCGGCCCGATCTACCCGGACGACAGCGGTCGTTCCTGCCGAACCCTGCATGTAGCCCAGCGGATGGTTGAAGGTATGCCTGCAACCGCCGTACTCGACGAAATCAATCAGCATGTTCAACTGGCCGTCAAACCGCTGCCCGACATTCATGCGGCTGTGGCTGTCCACGAAGAGACACAGCAGATGCACAGCGGACACATGGTGACTATACGGCGCATTTCCAATGCCTGGACAACCGATCCGTTCTGCCGTCTGATCGAACGTTCACGCCAGGCCCTCGCCGCGGCCGACTGCGAAGTCCGGACCGGACGCTGGAAACTCGGAAAACTCGGCATGGGTACTGCAGGAGCTGTCCTGGTGAATGATTTTCACATTCCCACCATCGGCTACGGTCCCGGCAACGAAGATCTGGCTCATGCCGCAAACGAACATGTGAACTGCTCCGATATTCAGCAGGCGGTATACGGCACCGCATCCATTGTGCACGCACTGATCGGCGTACCGGTCTGCGGCTGGACCGCAGATGAAATATAA
- a CDS encoding acetate/propionate family kinase, whose translation MNILVFNCGSSSLKYRLIAFPAETEIAAGEAQRVGPATAESSRIYHRVGGGEQEVHYADMPNHGAAFREVMQLLKAAGLEPDALGHRTVHGGTRFTQPTRMDPEAVHELETLNNLAPLHNPPTLNLMHSCSMQYPDLPQVAVFDTAFHSTIPEEAYTYAIPEKLRERHGLRKYGFHGTSHRFVVEEAARILNKPLNTLNAVSCHLGSGGASLCAVRNGRSIDNTMGFSPLQGLIMSTRCGDIDPALTLSLLISEKDGEAAVEQVLNTRSGVLGLSGTSGDIRDILTAEDPDESVRNTADAYIWRIRKYLGAYLTVVGQLDAVIFTDTVGEQVPDVREKVCQGFSCFGLKLDAEKNRAASALPCDIAAPESRMHILVIQTNEELAIARETYQLLQQEQWNDCPGKESDYAKLNT comes from the coding sequence ATGAACATTCTCGTATTCAACTGCGGCAGCTCATCGCTGAAATACCGCCTCATTGCCTTTCCCGCCGAAACCGAAATCGCGGCGGGAGAAGCCCAGCGGGTGGGACCGGCAACCGCCGAATCCTCCCGAATCTACCACCGCGTCGGCGGAGGTGAACAGGAAGTACACTATGCTGATATGCCCAACCACGGCGCAGCATTTCGGGAAGTGATGCAATTACTGAAAGCGGCCGGCCTCGAACCCGATGCGCTGGGCCACCGGACCGTACATGGCGGAACCCGGTTCACACAGCCGACCCGCATGGATCCGGAAGCCGTTCACGAGCTGGAAACGCTCAACAATCTCGCTCCGCTGCATAATCCGCCGACCCTGAATTTAATGCACAGCTGCAGCATGCAGTACCCCGACCTTCCGCAGGTTGCGGTTTTTGACACAGCATTTCATTCAACCATTCCGGAGGAAGCCTACACCTATGCTATTCCGGAAAAACTCCGCGAGCGGCATGGCCTCCGCAAATACGGTTTTCATGGCACCAGCCACCGTTTTGTGGTGGAGGAAGCGGCCCGCATACTGAATAAACCACTGAACACCCTGAATGCCGTCAGCTGCCACCTCGGCAGTGGCGGAGCCAGCCTGTGCGCAGTGAGAAACGGACGCAGCATAGACAATACCATGGGCTTTTCACCTCTGCAGGGACTCATCATGAGCACCCGATGCGGCGATATTGACCCGGCACTTACCCTCAGTCTGCTGATTTCCGAAAAAGATGGAGAAGCCGCCGTTGAACAGGTGCTGAACACCCGTAGCGGCGTCCTCGGGCTCAGCGGAACTTCCGGAGATATACGCGATATCCTCACGGCCGAAGATCCCGACGAATCCGTGCGGAATACCGCCGACGCTTACATCTGGCGGATCCGCAAATATCTGGGCGCCTACCTGACCGTGGTCGGCCAACTCGATGCAGTGATTTTCACCGACACCGTGGGCGAACAGGTACCCGATGTCCGCGAAAAGGTCTGCCAGGGCTTCTCCTGTTTCGGCCTGAAGCTGGACGCCGAAAAAAACCGCGCGGCTTCCGCTCTGCCCTGCGATATCGCCGCGCCGGAAAGCCGGATGCATATTCTGGTGATCCAGACCAATGAGGAACTGGCTATTGCGCGGGAAACCTATCAATTGCTGCAACAGGAACAGTGGAACGACTGTCCGGGAAAGGAATCCGATTATGCAAAGCTTAATACTTAA
- a CDS encoding DNA-3-methyladenine glycosylase I codes for MSALNSKYLHTSDGGIRRCWWGHGPDIYRKYHDEEWGRPVADDTRLFEKICLEGFQSGLSWLTILRKRENFRAAFAGFDFNRIAEFGDADITALVQNEGIIRHRGKIEATINNARRAQELVNEFGSLARYIWSWEPDSREPQIGKPADAPIPSITQTSQQLSRDLKKRGWKFFGPTTAYAFMQAMGLVNDHLEGCAIREIVERERSAFERPR; via the coding sequence ATGAGCGCGTTGAATTCAAAATACCTGCATACGTCTGATGGTGGAATCCGGCGATGTTGGTGGGGGCATGGGCCGGATATTTACCGGAAATATCACGATGAGGAGTGGGGGCGTCCGGTGGCGGACGACACCCGGCTCTTTGAGAAGATCTGTCTGGAGGGGTTCCAGTCGGGCCTCTCCTGGCTGACTATTCTGCGTAAACGGGAAAATTTCCGTGCGGCCTTTGCCGGATTCGATTTTAACCGGATTGCGGAATTCGGTGACGCCGATATTACGGCGCTCGTACAAAACGAAGGCATTATCCGTCACCGCGGAAAAATTGAAGCAACGATCAACAATGCTCGTCGGGCGCAGGAGCTGGTGAACGAATTCGGTTCGCTGGCGCGCTACATCTGGTCATGGGAGCCGGATTCCCGCGAACCGCAAATCGGAAAACCTGCAGATGCCCCGATTCCGAGCATCACCCAAACGTCGCAACAATTAAGCCGGGATCTGAAAAAGCGGGGCTGGAAGTTTTTCGGGCCGACAACGGCCTACGCGTTTATGCAGGCGATGGGCCTGGTGAACGATCATCTGGAAGGCTGTGCCATCCGGGAGATCGTTGAGCGTGAACGCAGTGCGTTTGAGCGGCCCCGTTAG